One genomic segment of Bacteroides caccae includes these proteins:
- a CDS encoding hybrid sensor histidine kinase/response regulator transcription factor — MKLRHLLLLFISFFFVLPLYAEYFKHIGLSEGLTQPSVMAIYQDRLGRMWFGTKEGISQYDGNRVRIFKGWIKSVGEEPPVWLGNEVSFIVGDSLDNLYFLIDKNLIKYDIQTEKFSRLTNESIITALTSSEGQVWYMKHDSLFCLKADKEPTFVLKTNITSRICCLTMMDDQIGIGTYNGVYLIDRRTYQQKQLLEGVEIYRIFESSQKELWIGTRMHGLYRMNDKQQLSKVPYLPGTSEGISSEQIRDFVEDNEGNIWFGTFDGLHRYSIGNKQYSLIQIPQYVGGLNHPSIFALYKDVAGTIWVGSYYGGVNYFSPQHDTFVHYDYGRKINSYYSYIGEIVIDKNEHLWLSTDGGGITCVDKKWNTLQQFTAGGKNSISHNNVKSICYDEKKNCLYIGTYLGGLSRYDLNTGRFYNYWKEESHSSDMPDEIVYHVKIWKDQIYISAHNGFFRLDTQTQKFHRINIPFAFYEHFDIDAEGNLYMVGWKNVLCTHVEHPESIVYVPLAEGDSKATPTRVLATSDGVYIGTLGMGLFFYDRQTRNMAHYTSRNNQLPGDFCYNLCRTQDGKILITGDKGVTCFVPSEGTFTTIDLMRNFPSTHIINGCGILVSGEGSIYIGDTKGVTVFSENEFNKTGTANENSNFYFSELWVDNKTIIPGDDTGILSQSLPYTRELKLNYDQNNLIIHFALSDYGQQLSEKWFQYKLEGLDKNWIKTKQTELYYTNLDPGKYTLHVASINEKSGQSLEEITMQLVIASPWYDTWWAWIIYVTAFIACVFYYVYSKIAKRTLALSLEKERFEKQQIKQLNQEKLVFFTNVSHEFRTPLTLIISHIDILLQKYSLNPSIYNQITKIRKNAQQMNKLISELLEFRKLEQNYGTIQIKQQDIIVFLKEIYLSFVDYAQQRNINYEFKLPELSVLCWFEPQLMEKVFFNLLSNAFKYTSDKGNIILSGEITNSDIKINITDTGIGISEQDKDKIFARFFQADNQEKKGSLFSGTGIGLALTRTIVEKHHGEITVKSVVGEGSTFTVRLPRRKDVFLNDKNVQFYTQDSESDIIPDSMPVFVDEGNSPIELIETKDTENKTHTVLLVEDNDELLQVLKELFEPFYKIICAHDGKEGLSQIYENSPDLVISDVMMPEMTGTEMCLQIKNNIDLCHIPVILLTALNSTEQNIEGLSRGADDYITKPFHAQLLLARANNLIRSRLLMQHQFDKKPMSEIDLASINPLDKDLLKRASQVIEQHIDDTEFDIPALCKEVGVGRSLLYTKFKALTGMTPNNFLLNYRLKHAATLLKQYPDLPIAEVSDRSGFNAPVYFSRCFKNQFGCTPQNYRKEKKQAD; from the coding sequence ATGAAGTTGCGTCATTTATTACTGTTGTTTATTTCTTTTTTCTTTGTTTTGCCATTATATGCTGAATATTTCAAACATATTGGTTTGTCGGAAGGTTTAACACAGCCCTCTGTAATGGCTATTTATCAGGATAGGTTGGGCAGAATGTGGTTTGGAACAAAGGAAGGAATAAGCCAATATGATGGAAACCGTGTAAGAATATTCAAAGGCTGGATAAAATCTGTAGGTGAAGAACCACCGGTCTGGTTGGGCAATGAAGTTTCGTTTATCGTTGGTGACAGCTTGGATAATCTATATTTCTTAATTGATAAGAATTTAATCAAATATGACATACAAACAGAGAAATTCTCCCGACTCACGAATGAAAGTATTATCACCGCGCTTACTTCGTCCGAAGGACAAGTGTGGTATATGAAACATGATTCTTTATTTTGTTTGAAAGCAGATAAAGAACCAACTTTTGTATTAAAAACGAATATCACTTCACGTATTTGTTGTCTGACCATGATGGACGATCAGATTGGTATCGGGACATATAACGGAGTTTATCTGATTGATCGCCGTACATATCAGCAAAAGCAACTATTGGAAGGGGTGGAGATTTATCGCATATTTGAAAGTTCTCAAAAAGAGCTATGGATTGGTACCCGCATGCATGGATTATATCGGATGAACGACAAACAACAATTGTCGAAAGTTCCTTATTTGCCGGGAACTTCGGAAGGTATCAGTAGCGAACAGATTCGTGATTTTGTAGAAGATAACGAGGGAAATATATGGTTCGGTACTTTTGACGGACTTCATCGCTACAGTATTGGTAACAAACAGTATTCTCTCATTCAAATTCCCCAATATGTGGGCGGGCTGAATCATCCCTCTATCTTTGCATTGTATAAAGATGTTGCCGGAACTATCTGGGTAGGTAGTTACTATGGAGGAGTTAATTATTTCAGCCCTCAACATGATACTTTTGTACATTATGACTATGGGAGAAAGATAAACTCATATTATTCTTATATCGGAGAAATTGTTATTGATAAGAATGAGCATTTATGGCTTAGTACAGATGGGGGCGGCATCACTTGTGTAGATAAGAAATGGAATACTCTTCAGCAGTTTACAGCCGGTGGAAAAAACTCTATTTCTCATAATAATGTGAAAAGTATTTGTTATGATGAAAAGAAGAATTGTCTGTATATAGGAACCTATTTGGGTGGTTTGTCACGTTATGACTTGAATACAGGTCGGTTTTATAATTATTGGAAAGAAGAGAGTCACTCTTCCGATATGCCTGATGAAATTGTTTATCATGTGAAGATATGGAAAGATCAAATATATATATCTGCCCATAATGGCTTTTTTCGGTTGGATACTCAGACACAGAAATTCCATAGGATCAACATTCCTTTTGCATTTTATGAGCATTTCGATATTGATGCGGAAGGTAATTTGTATATGGTGGGTTGGAAAAATGTTTTGTGTACTCATGTAGAACATCCCGAGTCTATAGTCTATGTTCCATTGGCAGAAGGAGATAGTAAAGCAACTCCTACCCGTGTGCTTGCCACCTCCGATGGTGTCTATATCGGTACGTTAGGAATGGGGCTCTTTTTTTATGATAGGCAGACGCGTAACATGGCTCATTATACTTCCCGAAACAATCAGTTGCCGGGTGATTTCTGCTATAATCTTTGCCGGACCCAGGATGGAAAGATTCTGATAACAGGTGATAAGGGAGTCACCTGCTTTGTTCCTTCCGAGGGCACTTTCACAACGATTGATTTGATGAGAAACTTTCCCTCGACTCATATTATCAACGGATGTGGAATTTTGGTATCCGGAGAGGGAAGTATTTACATTGGAGATACAAAAGGAGTAACCGTATTCTCAGAAAATGAGTTTAACAAAACCGGTACTGCTAATGAGAATTCTAACTTTTACTTTTCAGAACTTTGGGTCGATAATAAGACGATTATTCCGGGAGATGATACAGGGATATTGTCTCAGTCGCTCCCGTACACTCGTGAACTTAAACTTAATTATGATCAGAATAATCTGATTATTCATTTTGCTTTGTCCGATTACGGACAACAATTATCGGAAAAGTGGTTTCAATATAAGCTTGAAGGTTTGGACAAGAATTGGATTAAGACTAAACAGACGGAATTGTATTACACTAATCTGGATCCGGGAAAATATACGTTGCATGTGGCTTCGATAAATGAAAAGAGCGGGCAAAGTTTGGAGGAAATAACGATGCAGCTTGTCATTGCCTCTCCGTGGTATGATACGTGGTGGGCATGGATAATCTATGTGACAGCTTTCATTGCGTGCGTTTTCTATTATGTATATAGTAAAATAGCAAAACGCACATTGGCTCTTTCTTTGGAAAAGGAACGTTTTGAGAAACAACAGATAAAGCAGCTTAACCAGGAAAAACTAGTTTTCTTTACAAATGTGAGCCATGAGTTCCGAACGCCTCTAACTCTGATTATCAGTCATATTGATATCCTATTACAAAAATATTCATTGAACCCTTCTATATACAATCAGATAACGAAGATTAGGAAAAATGCGCAACAAATGAATAAGTTGATCTCTGAGTTGCTTGAATTCAGGAAATTGGAACAGAACTATGGAACGATACAAATAAAGCAACAGGATATAATTGTATTTTTGAAGGAAATCTATCTTTCTTTTGTCGATTATGCACAGCAAAGGAATATAAATTATGAATTCAAATTACCGGAATTGTCTGTCTTATGTTGGTTTGAACCGCAATTAATGGAGAAAGTATTCTTCAATCTTTTGTCCAATGCCTTTAAGTATACCTCCGACAAAGGGAATATTATTCTGTCGGGAGAGATAACGAATAGTGATATAAAAATTAATATAACGGATACCGGTATCGGTATTTCTGAACAAGATAAAGATAAAATATTTGCACGATTCTTTCAGGCTGACAATCAAGAAAAGAAAGGAAGCCTGTTTAGCGGAACCGGTATCGGATTGGCATTGACCAGAACAATTGTGGAAAAACATCATGGAGAGATAACAGTGAAAAGTGTTGTTGGTGAAGGTAGTACATTTACAGTGCGGCTGCCCCGCCGGAAAGATGTATTCCTGAACGATAAGAATGTACAATTTTATACTCAGGATTCTGAAAGTGATATTATCCCCGATTCAATGCCTGTATTTGTAGATGAGGGGAATTCGCCCATAGAACTTATTGAGACTAAAGATACGGAAAACAAGACTCATACGGTGCTTCTTGTGGAAGACAATGATGAGTTGCTCCAAGTGCTGAAAGAGCTTTTCGAGCCTTTCTATAAGATCATTTGTGCCCATGACGGGAAAGAAGGACTCAGTCAGATTTATGAGAACTCTCCTGATTTAGTTATCAGTGACGTCATGATGCCTGAGATGACCGGGACAGAAATGTGTCTGCAGATTAAGAATAATATAGATTTATGTCATATACCTGTAATTCTGTTGACTGCACTCAACTCTACCGAGCAGAACATTGAGGGACTCAGCCGTGGTGCCGATGATTATATCACGAAACCCTTTCATGCACAGTTGTTACTGGCACGTGCCAATAACCTGATACGCAGCCGCTTGCTGATGCAACATCAATTTGATAAGAAACCGATGTCCGAGATTGATTTGGCCAGCATAAATCCTTTGGACAAAGATCTGTTGAAACGGGCTTCACAGGTGATTGAGCAACATATTGACGATACGGAATTTGATATTCCGGCTCTTTGTAAAGAAGTAGGTGTCGGTCGGTCATTGCTTTATACTAAGTTCAAAGCATTAACCGGCATGACACCCAATAACTTCTTGCTAAATTACCGCCTGAAGCACGCAGCCACTTTATTGAAGCAATACCCTGATCTTCCCATTGCAGAGGTTAGTGACCGTAGTGGGTTCAATGCGCCCGTATATTTCAGCCGTTGCTTCAAAAACCAGTTCGGATGTACACCTCAGAATTACCGGAAAGAAAAGAAACAGGCAGACTGA
- a CDS encoding alpha-L-fucosidase, whose amino-acid sequence MKRIFIVIVLLTVISNYSMATTEDNLHWFKDVKFGLFIHWGLYSQTAGEWKGHPTEGGEHFMLYERIPLKEYATIAKDFNPVKFDAKKWVRAAKHAGMKYLVYTTKHHDGFAMYNSACSDYNIVKCTPFAKDPLKELAEVCKKEGIKLGLYYSLGRDWEDPDVPTNWPVKAGRSNTWDYPDEDSKQLPAYIERKVKPQLKELLTNYGEIAVIWFDTPELVTRQQSKELRELIHSLQPGCLINSRIGNGLGDYSIIEQKLSNSINNKPWEACLTMGKNWGYNRYDTVYKKPDILIRNFVDIVSKGGNLLLNVGPDQAGCFPEQTDIILKTFHKWLKSNGEAIYGTTPWRIFGEDFTVNRVEDTEQKPFHDAVYDGTPKDIVPDVRFTMRGKSVYIIVRHVTKASYTLRSFSSEKDKIRKVTLLENHKKVDWELDDDGLKISNIHRSAKDSFPVYVLKVEYF is encoded by the coding sequence ATGAAAAGAATTTTTATAGTAATTGTTCTTTTGACAGTTATATCCAATTATTCTATGGCTACTACCGAAGACAATTTGCATTGGTTCAAAGATGTAAAATTCGGTTTGTTTATACATTGGGGATTATATTCTCAGACAGCCGGTGAATGGAAAGGCCATCCAACCGAAGGTGGCGAACACTTTATGCTTTATGAGCGTATTCCGTTAAAAGAATATGCAACAATAGCCAAAGATTTTAATCCGGTAAAATTTGATGCGAAGAAATGGGTACGGGCTGCCAAGCACGCAGGAATGAAATATTTGGTATATACGACTAAACATCATGACGGATTTGCCATGTATAATTCAGCTTGCAGTGATTATAACATAGTGAAGTGTACTCCTTTTGCCAAAGATCCTTTAAAAGAACTGGCGGAAGTTTGCAAAAAAGAGGGAATCAAGCTGGGACTTTATTATTCATTAGGACGTGATTGGGAAGATCCGGATGTTCCTACTAACTGGCCTGTAAAAGCAGGCCGCAGCAATACTTGGGATTATCCGGATGAAGATAGCAAACAGTTACCGGCTTATATTGAACGCAAAGTAAAACCACAATTAAAAGAATTACTTACGAATTACGGTGAAATAGCAGTTATCTGGTTCGATACGCCTGAACTGGTTACTAGGCAACAGAGTAAGGAATTACGTGAATTGATTCATTCGTTGCAACCGGGGTGTTTAATCAATAGTCGCATTGGGAACGGATTAGGAGACTATTCAATTATCGAACAGAAACTTTCTAACAGCATAAATAACAAACCTTGGGAGGCTTGCCTGACGATGGGTAAGAACTGGGGGTACAATCGTTATGATACTGTTTATAAAAAGCCGGATATATTAATCAGAAATTTTGTAGACATTGTTAGTAAAGGTGGAAATTTATTGTTGAATGTGGGACCAGACCAAGCAGGATGTTTTCCGGAGCAAACGGATATAATATTGAAAACTTTTCATAAGTGGCTGAAGAGTAATGGCGAGGCTATTTATGGAACAACTCCCTGGCGTATCTTTGGAGAAGATTTTACGGTAAATAGAGTAGAAGATACTGAACAGAAACCTTTTCACGATGCAGTATATGATGGAACTCCTAAAGATATTGTACCTGATGTCCGCTTCACCATGAGAGGTAAAAGTGTATATATTATCGTACGTCATGTTACTAAAGCTTCTTATACATTGCGTTCCTTTTCTTCGGAAAAGGATAAAATCAGGAAAGTTACATTATTGGAGAATCATAAGAAGGTAGACTGGGAATTAGATGATGACGGGTTAAAAATAAGTAATATACATCGTTCTGCTAAAGACTCTTTTCCTGTTTATGTGCTAAAAGTAGAATATTTCTGA
- a CDS encoding alginate lyase family protein → MKGKCFLICMLLWGMSCVKAQTSDVDKMFPNVVLTRENYDKVKTALEKADNTAFPMNWYIKQIETPAKNIVESNRKTTPVKSIDENPDKIDISNEMKAIHQLCLAYAFTQDRTYLNKAVEYLKAWSEINVALSKRNIHEESYNIAVEGYSLIRKVIGQSDRELIDTWLRKRAEVFIKDNDLRVNNWGTCLLYQFYLFGTVLEDEAIVDKFRSSYDDWVKDNLFPNGTTTDLLGRDAFAYHAYDLLFFARLCHLKAMYEGYEAAEAFYKKDVHWGASIRNSVVFWKPFLLDSKKYTHLEFVGTEYEPDKKRSDYNKAYNPSGTLYVIDELYEIDKELKEVLDYYKRNPDVSLKLGLSSLRWH, encoded by the coding sequence ATGAAAGGAAAATGTTTTCTAATATGTATGTTATTATGGGGGATGTCTTGTGTAAAGGCTCAAACCTCGGACGTGGATAAAATGTTTCCGAATGTCGTGCTCACACGTGAAAACTATGATAAAGTGAAAACAGCATTGGAGAAGGCTGATAATACCGCTTTTCCGATGAATTGGTATATCAAACAGATAGAAACTCCCGCTAAAAATATTGTAGAGAGTAACCGGAAAACGACTCCGGTTAAATCTATTGATGAAAATCCGGATAAGATAGACATTAGTAATGAAATGAAAGCTATTCATCAATTATGTCTCGCGTATGCTTTTACACAGGATAGGACGTATCTGAATAAAGCGGTTGAATATCTGAAAGCATGGTCTGAAATCAATGTTGCCTTGTCGAAAAGAAATATTCATGAAGAATCATATAATATTGCTGTCGAAGGTTATTCATTGATTCGTAAAGTAATCGGACAGTCTGACCGGGAATTGATTGATACCTGGCTACGTAAGAGGGCGGAGGTATTTATTAAAGATAATGACTTGAGGGTCAATAACTGGGGTACTTGTCTGTTATATCAATTTTATCTGTTCGGCACGGTATTGGAAGATGAGGCTATAGTCGATAAATTCCGTTCCTCATATGACGATTGGGTGAAGGATAACCTGTTTCCTAACGGAACGACTACGGATTTACTCGGTCGTGATGCTTTTGCTTATCATGCTTATGATTTATTGTTCTTCGCTCGTCTTTGTCATTTGAAGGCGATGTATGAAGGTTATGAAGCTGCTGAAGCTTTCTATAAGAAGGATGTACATTGGGGAGCTTCTATCCGGAATAGTGTGGTTTTCTGGAAACCTTTTCTGTTGGATTCCAAGAAATATACTCACCTTGAATTTGTAGGTACAGAATATGAACCCGATAAGAAACGTTCGGATTACAATAAAGCTTACAATCCTTCGGGAACTTTATATGTGATCGATGAATTGTACGAAATAGATAAGGAACTTAAAGAGGTATTAGATTATTATAAACGTAATCCGGATGTTTCTTTGAAATTGGGATTAAGTTCTTTACGTTGGCATTAA
- a CDS encoding RagB/SusD family nutrient uptake outer membrane protein: MKYFKIKHIALLLAVTSAPLYTACDFMDCSETDYYSKQQILDNMDRVKQLATQVYSYLPHDFCNTSGAMQDAATDDAIHVYESSAIQRFVNGTWSANYTVNDVFGTYYNAIHDANFYLENCVGLTFNEWKYSDGFADDYKSYLNYEHEVRFLRAFYYFELVKRYQNIPLITKTLTQEEANEAEPSDAVTILNFIISECTDLANDKLPVNYNNMPGGEGNLQRATKGMALALKSRASLYLASPLYSADDTQKWKNAAQAAYDLISQAGTLGYSLDPKYSNLYGATNNQSKEVIMCRPTGASTSFESANFPMGVTKGSTTTCPTENLVSAYEMTDGTAFDWSNAEMVKDPYANRDPRLGMTVVYNGMAWPKTTPVEVFEGGKNGQPIKNATTTGYYLRKYVNNSVTFEPGETTTSQQHNWILFRYAEILLNYAEAMVNAYGDPDYTGSYSLSARDAVNQVRNRGDVKMPAYPADMSKDAFLKRLKNERRVEFAFEGQRFWDLRRWKELDDMQNIYKVKVVKQTDGTIQYTKALHATYNIQDKMYFYPISNTELFKNHKLVQNTGW, encoded by the coding sequence ATGAAGTATTTTAAAATCAAACATATTGCCTTGTTGCTTGCGGTTACATCCGCTCCTCTGTACACAGCTTGTGATTTTATGGATTGCAGCGAAACAGATTATTATTCAAAGCAACAAATTCTGGATAACATGGACCGTGTGAAACAACTGGCTACACAGGTATATAGTTATTTGCCGCATGACTTCTGTAATACATCGGGAGCTATGCAAGACGCAGCTACGGATGATGCTATCCATGTTTACGAATCATCTGCTATCCAACGTTTTGTCAATGGTACGTGGTCAGCCAATTATACGGTCAATGACGTATTCGGTACTTACTACAACGCTATTCATGATGCTAACTTCTATCTTGAGAACTGTGTCGGACTGACGTTCAATGAATGGAAATATTCCGACGGTTTTGCCGATGATTATAAAAGTTACCTGAATTATGAGCATGAAGTTCGCTTTCTGCGTGCATTCTATTACTTTGAGTTGGTGAAACGTTATCAGAATATACCTCTGATAACGAAGACACTGACACAGGAAGAAGCCAACGAAGCAGAACCTTCGGATGCAGTTACTATCCTGAACTTCATCATCAGTGAATGTACTGATCTGGCTAACGACAAATTGCCTGTTAATTATAATAATATGCCTGGTGGAGAAGGTAACTTGCAACGTGCTACTAAAGGTATGGCTCTTGCATTGAAGTCTCGTGCATCTCTGTATCTTGCCAGCCCTTTGTATTCTGCCGATGATACGCAGAAATGGAAAAATGCCGCTCAGGCAGCATACGATCTTATCAGTCAGGCCGGTACTTTAGGATATAGTCTGGACCCGAAATATTCTAATTTGTACGGTGCTACCAATAACCAAAGTAAAGAAGTCATCATGTGCCGTCCCACGGGAGCAAGTACAAGTTTTGAGTCTGCAAACTTCCCGATGGGAGTTACTAAAGGCTCTACTACCACTTGTCCGACAGAAAACTTGGTAAGTGCTTATGAAATGACAGATGGTACAGCTTTTGACTGGAGTAATGCAGAAATGGTTAAAGACCCGTATGCGAATCGTGACCCGCGTCTGGGAATGACCGTAGTATATAATGGTATGGCATGGCCTAAAACGACCCCGGTAGAAGTGTTTGAAGGAGGTAAGAACGGTCAGCCTATAAAAAATGCCACGACTACCGGATATTACTTGAGAAAATATGTGAATAACAGTGTCACTTTTGAACCGGGTGAAACTACTACCAGCCAGCAGCATAACTGGATCTTGTTTCGTTATGCAGAAATTCTGTTGAACTATGCAGAAGCAATGGTAAATGCTTATGGTGATCCTGACTACACAGGTTCTTATAGCCTGAGTGCACGCGATGCAGTCAACCAAGTACGTAATCGTGGAGATGTGAAAATGCCGGCGTATCCTGCCGACATGAGTAAAGATGCCTTTTTGAAACGATTGAAAAACGAACGCCGTGTAGAATTTGCATTCGAGGGACAACGTTTCTGGGATCTTCGTCGCTGGAAAGAATTAGATGATATGCAGAATATTTATAAAGTGAAAGTAGTTAAGCAAACTGACGGTACTATTCAATATACGAAAGCTTTGCATGCCACTTACAATATTCAGGATAAAATGTATTTCTATCCGATTTCGAATACCGAACTTTTCAAAAACCATAAACTGGTACAGAACACAGGGTGGTAA
- a CDS encoding SusC/RagA family TonB-linked outer membrane protein encodes MRKSIKLLVACMLCSPVAIVAQEQDSLFARKSKVAIEYGRGISFNLKESTTATAVASEEELSHKKSINNSNMLYGLIPGLQVLQNSDNAWNDAATLRVRGYGTSSSTTPLVLVDGFERSLDQISADEIESVTVLKDAASTALYGMKGANGVILVKTKRGRMGKPEINFSYQFNMATPQRLPEFVDGYTYAKALNEGLTNDGLSARYSAKELEAFRTQSNPDVYPNVDWWDEALRDHSYGNNVTFSARGGGEFVRYFTQLNYLNDNGILEPTSDNDGYSTQFKYSKLNIRTNLDITVSPTTTVQLNLFGNFSEHNRPGETTSNIFSALYQVPSGAFPVKTSRNVWGGTTVYSNNPIASISGRGYARSQTRNMYADMKLNQDLSALVKGLSVGFQVGLDNSASYWDNNTMNFGYEQATMNWETGETTYNTLRNEGTLSFSKSVGSSVNHFNFGAYANYAKDWNKHSLVATLQYNMDKTNAKGQNNSKAFMDVVAQAHYVYDHRYVLDASLSGSAASILEPGHRWGIFPSVGAAWIMSEEAALKSDWLNLLKLRASYGISGRADYGTDLYLDVYGTGGSYYFGKNPASISGMKITQLGITDMTYEKSHKLNVGFDFIAFNKLSVTIDGFYDHRTDILVSGDNAVSSIFGLTAPNINNGVVNSYGVETSVRWADKIGDFNYQIGGMLTFNRNKIINQNEEYRPHDYLKRTGKRLGQFFGYEVEGIYQSQEEIDNRGVKQNLSDVRPGDLKYKDQNNDGVIDAYDQVALGYSAMPEIYYSFDLNLEYKGFGIYALFQGTGNQSRLLNTSSVYWPLISNSTISTEYYNNRWTPDTPNAKYPRLTSEGSANNYTTNSLWVADASYMKLRTLELYYNFSQEMMKKSKFIKGAKVFARGHDLFCVDKIKVLDPENIGTNHPTMTQYTFGVNLSF; translated from the coding sequence ATGAGAAAAAGTATCAAGTTATTAGTAGCGTGTATGTTGTGTTCTCCGGTAGCTATTGTAGCTCAGGAACAGGACAGCTTGTTTGCACGCAAAAGTAAAGTGGCTATAGAGTATGGACGCGGCATTTCTTTCAATCTGAAAGAATCGACTACGGCAACTGCAGTAGCAAGTGAGGAGGAACTTTCGCATAAGAAAAGCATTAACAACTCTAATATGCTTTATGGCTTGATTCCTGGATTGCAAGTGCTGCAAAACTCTGATAATGCCTGGAATGACGCTGCAACATTGAGAGTACGCGGATATGGAACCAGCAGTTCTACTACTCCATTAGTATTGGTAGACGGTTTTGAACGTTCACTGGATCAAATAAGTGCTGATGAAATAGAGTCTGTCACTGTTTTAAAAGATGCAGCTTCTACGGCTCTTTACGGAATGAAAGGTGCCAATGGTGTTATCTTGGTGAAAACGAAACGTGGAAGGATGGGTAAGCCGGAGATTAATTTCTCTTATCAATTCAATATGGCTACCCCACAACGTCTGCCGGAATTTGTTGATGGATATACTTATGCCAAAGCTTTGAATGAAGGATTGACCAACGATGGATTGTCGGCACGTTATTCGGCTAAAGAACTGGAAGCTTTCAGAACTCAAAGTAATCCGGATGTATATCCGAATGTAGATTGGTGGGACGAAGCATTACGAGATCATAGCTATGGAAACAATGTAACCTTCTCGGCAAGAGGTGGTGGAGAATTTGTACGTTATTTCACTCAGTTGAATTATTTGAATGATAATGGTATATTGGAACCGACAAGTGATAATGACGGTTACTCCACTCAGTTCAAATACTCAAAACTGAATATTCGTACCAATTTGGATATTACTGTCAGTCCTACAACTACCGTACAGCTGAACCTGTTTGGAAATTTCTCCGAACATAACCGTCCGGGAGAAACGACATCGAACATTTTCAGTGCATTGTATCAAGTTCCTTCTGGAGCATTTCCTGTAAAAACGTCTCGCAATGTATGGGGTGGTACAACTGTATATTCCAACAATCCGATTGCAAGTATTTCCGGTAGAGGCTATGCTCGCTCTCAAACCCGTAATATGTATGCTGATATGAAATTGAATCAAGATTTGAGTGCTCTTGTGAAAGGATTATCAGTAGGCTTTCAGGTAGGTTTGGACAACAGTGCTTCTTATTGGGACAACAATACCATGAACTTCGGATATGAACAAGCAACGATGAATTGGGAAACCGGAGAAACTACTTATAATACTTTACGTAATGAAGGTACTCTTTCATTCAGTAAGAGTGTAGGATCTTCGGTCAATCATTTCAATTTTGGGGCCTATGCCAACTATGCTAAGGACTGGAATAAGCATAGTCTGGTTGCAACTCTGCAATACAATATGGATAAAACAAATGCCAAAGGTCAGAACAACTCGAAGGCATTTATGGATGTAGTGGCACAGGCCCATTATGTATATGACCATCGTTATGTACTGGACGCATCTTTATCCGGTTCTGCCGCCAGCATTCTGGAACCGGGACATAGATGGGGAATCTTTCCGTCGGTAGGTGCCGCATGGATTATGTCGGAAGAAGCTGCCTTGAAAAGCGACTGGTTAAACCTGTTGAAACTTCGTGCTTCCTACGGTATTTCCGGACGTGCTGATTATGGTACTGACCTTTATCTTGATGTGTATGGTACAGGGGGAAGTTATTATTTCGGAAAAAATCCGGCAAGCATCAGTGGTATGAAAATTACTCAACTGGGTATCACTGACATGACCTATGAGAAGTCTCACAAATTGAATGTAGGATTCGATTTCATAGCTTTCAACAAGTTATCTGTTACTATTGACGGTTTTTACGATCACCGCACGGATATTTTAGTAAGCGGAGATAATGCCGTGTCTTCTATATTTGGTTTGACAGCTCCCAATATCAATAATGGAGTTGTGAATAGTTATGGAGTAGAAACAAGCGTACGCTGGGCGGATAAAATCGGTGATTTTAATTATCAAATTGGCGGTATGCTGACTTTCAACCGTAACAAGATTATTAACCAGAACGAAGAATATCGCCCTCATGACTACTTGAAACGTACAGGCAAGCGTTTGGGACAGTTCTTCGGTTATGAAGTGGAAGGTATTTACCAGAGTCAGGAAGAAATTGACAACCGCGGTGTTAAACAAAACCTTTCAGATGTTCGTCCGGGTGATTTGAAGTATAAAGACCAGAACAATGACGGAGTTATTGACGCTTATGACCAGGTAGCTTTAGGATACAGTGCTATGCCGGAAATCTATTACTCATTCGACTTGAATCTGGAATATAAAGGTTTCGGTATCTATGCTTTGTTCCAAGGAACGGGAAATCAGAGCCGTCTTTTGAACACTTCAAGTGTGTATTGGCCTTTGATTAGTAACAGTACTATTTCCACCGAATATTATAACAATCGTTGGACTCCGGATACTCCGAATGCTAAATATCCGCGTCTGACTTCAGAAGGTTCCGCCAATAACTATACGACTAACTCCTTGTGGGTGGCTGATGCGTCTTATATGAAATTGCGTACATTGGAACTTTATTATAATTTCTCACAGGAAATGATGAAGAAGAGCAAATTCATCAAAGGTGCCAAAGTCTTTGCGCGCGGTCACGACCTTTTCTGTGTAGATAAGATTAAAGTATTAGATCCTGAAAATATCGGAACAAATCATCCGACCATGACTCAGTATACTTTTGGTGTTAACTTATCATTCTAA